CGATGTGATCGAGAACAGTCATGCTTCGACCGTTCTCGGCTGGGCCGATGGGCTGGCCAAGGCGAACCAGTTGCGCGGCAGGGACCAGCACGTCGTCGCCGTGACCGGCGACGGCGCGCTGACCGGCGGCATGGCCTGGGAGGCGCTGAACAACATCGCCGCGGCGAAGGACCGCCCGCTGGTCATCGTCGTCAACGACAACGAACGCTCCTACTCGCCCACCATCGGCGGCCTCGCCAGCCACCTCGCGACCCTGCGCACCACCGACGGGTACGAGCGGTTCCTGGCCCGCGGCAAGCAGATGCTCAACCGCACGCCCGTCGTCGGCCGCCCCCTCTACGGCACCCTGCACGGCGCCAAGAAGGGCCTGAAGGACGTCATCGCGCCCCAGGGCATGTTCGAGGACCTGGGCCTGAAGTACGTCGGCCCGATCGACGGCCACGACATCCAGGCCCTGGAGTCCGCGCTCCAGCGCGCCAAGCGCTTCGGCGGCCCCGTCATCGTGCACTGCCTCACCGAGAAGGGCCGGGGCTACCGGCCGGCCCGCGAGGACGAGGCCGACCAGTTCCACTCCGTCGGCGTCATCCACCCCGACACGGGCCTGCCCGTCTCCGCCTCGGGCGCCGACTGGACCTCCGTCTTCGGCGAGGAGATCCTGAAGCTCGGTCACGAGCGCGAGGACATCGTCGCCATCACCGCCGCCATGCTCCGCCCCGTCGGCCTGCACGGCTTCGCCGAGGCGTTCCCCGACCGCGTCTACGACGTCGGGATCGCCGAGCAGCACGGAGCCGTCTCCGCCGCCGGGCTCGCCACCGGGGGCCTGCACCCGGTGTTCGCGGTCTACGCGACGTTCCTCAACCGGGCGTTCGACCAGCTGCTGATGGACGTGGCGCTGCACCGCTGCGGCGTGACGTTCGTTCTGGACCGCGCCGGAGTGACCGGTCCTGACGGGGCGTCCCACCACGGCATGTGGGACATGTCCATCCTCCAGTGCGTCCCCGGCCTGCGCCTGGCAGCCCCGCGCGACGCCGACCAGCTGCGCGCGCAGCTGCGCGAGGCCGTCGAGGTGGAGGACGCGCCGACCGTCGTGCGCTACTCGCGCGGCAAGGTCGGCGCGCCCGTGCCCGCCGTCGGCACCGTGGGCGGCATGGACGTGCTCCGCCGGGCGGATGCCGACCGCCCCGACGTGCTGCTGGTGTCCATCGGCGCCCTCGCCCCCGTCTGCCTTGAGGCGGCGGAGCTGCTCGGCCGCCAGGGCATCACCACGACCGTGGTCGACCCCCGCTGGGTCAAGCCGGTCGACCCGGAGCTGCCCGGCCTCGCCATCCGCCACCGCGTGGTCGTCACGGTCGAGGACAACAGCCGCGCCGGCGGCGTCGGCTCGGCCATCGCCCAGGCCCTGCGCGACGCCGAGGTCGACATCCCGCTGCGGGACTTCGGCATCCCGCCGCGCTTCCTCGGGCACGGCAGCCGGGACCAGGTGCTCGCCGAGGTGGGCCTGACCGCCCCCGACATCGCGCGCCAGGTCACCGGCCTGGTGTCGCGGCTCGACGGCAGGTACGACGAGGCCGCCGCCCCCTCCCGGCTCTCCACCGACTGACGGCCGGCCACAGGCCCGCCGCGCGCGGCCGGGCGCCCCCGCGGGGGCGCCCGGCCGCGTTCGCGTCCGGGGCCCGCGGGGTCAGGGCGCCACGGCGCGGCGGACGCTCTCGCGGAGCAGGGCCCGGCGCCGGTCGTGCAGCTCCGGCGGCTCCTGCGCCGTCGCCGCGTAGACATTGCTGACCGGCGACCACGCCATCGACATGGCGATCACCATGGCCATGAGGTCGAACGGATCCCCCTGGCGCACGGAGCCGGCGGCCTGCGCCTCGACGATCGCGCGCAGTTTCCCGTCGTCGCGGCGGTCCGCGTCGTCCACCAGGTGGCCCTCATGGCGTCGCTCCAGGCGCGCCCAGGTGGCGAGCCGGATCAGGTCGGGGCGGCGCAGGTACTCGTCGTAGAGGCGCACGGCCCACTCCGCGAGGTCGGCGGCGTCGATGGGGACGACGTTCACGATGCGGTCGAGCGAGCCGAAGAAGATGGCGTCGAACAGCCCCTCCTTGCTGCCGAAGTAGGCATAGAGCTGCGCCTTGTTCGTGCGCGCCGCGGCCACGATCCGCTCGACGCGCGCGCCGGCGATCCCGTACGCGGCGAACTCCTGGGTGGCGACATCGAGGATGCGCTGGTACGTCGCGGCGCCGCGCGCGGTCAGGGGCTGCTCGGCCATGCCCCCAGGCTACCGGACAGAACAGTTGGTTTGCCGTGGCGGGGGAAGGTGGCTAGCGTATAGACCGAACAGTCTGTCTTTGAGGAGGCGCCA
Above is a genomic segment from Streptomyces marincola containing:
- the dxs gene encoding 1-deoxy-D-xylulose-5-phosphate synthase, which translates into the protein MPLLTRISGPRDLDRLAPEQLTELAGEIRSFLIDAVARTGGHLGPNLGVVELTIALHRVFDSPADSILWDTGHQSYVHKLITGRKDFSALRAKDGLSGYPSRAESEHDVIENSHASTVLGWADGLAKANQLRGRDQHVVAVTGDGALTGGMAWEALNNIAAAKDRPLVIVVNDNERSYSPTIGGLASHLATLRTTDGYERFLARGKQMLNRTPVVGRPLYGTLHGAKKGLKDVIAPQGMFEDLGLKYVGPIDGHDIQALESALQRAKRFGGPVIVHCLTEKGRGYRPAREDEADQFHSVGVIHPDTGLPVSASGADWTSVFGEEILKLGHEREDIVAITAAMLRPVGLHGFAEAFPDRVYDVGIAEQHGAVSAAGLATGGLHPVFAVYATFLNRAFDQLLMDVALHRCGVTFVLDRAGVTGPDGASHHGMWDMSILQCVPGLRLAAPRDADQLRAQLREAVEVEDAPTVVRYSRGKVGAPVPAVGTVGGMDVLRRADADRPDVLLVSIGALAPVCLEAAELLGRQGITTTVVDPRWVKPVDPELPGLAIRHRVVVTVEDNSRAGGVGSAIAQALRDAEVDIPLRDFGIPPRFLGHGSRDQVLAEVGLTAPDIARQVTGLVSRLDGRYDEAAAPSRLSTD
- a CDS encoding TetR family transcriptional regulator; protein product: MAEQPLTARGAATYQRILDVATQEFAAYGIAGARVERIVAAARTNKAQLYAYFGSKEGLFDAIFFGSLDRIVNVVPIDAADLAEWAVRLYDEYLRRPDLIRLATWARLERRHEGHLVDDADRRDDGKLRAIVEAQAAGSVRQGDPFDLMAMVIAMSMAWSPVSNVYAATAQEPPELHDRRRALLRESVRRAVAP